In Microcoleus sp. FACHB-672, one DNA window encodes the following:
- a CDS encoding CHAT domain-containing protein: protein MSSRGRSRNTLILGIFLGVGAIVWIEALDLKPVLALPIVPAADGTGTIVTPDGNRFDIGGGKFSQDGANLFHSLEQFGLNSGQTANFLSNPEIRNILTRITGGDASIINGLIQITGGHSNLFLINPAGIVFGPNASLNVPAAFTATTANRIGFNGGEFNAEGNNNYPALVGTPSAFTFSPSHTGAIINSGALAVKSGQNITLLGGTVINTGSVSAPAGQITLAAVPGESTVRISQQGHLLSLEVKQNSQNIQATMPAVQLPELLTGGGTNHATGLTVNNDGTVQLSGSGLKVPNQTGVAIIAGSVDASNTQGSPASPGGNINILGNTVGLAGAKINASGAAGGGNIRIGGDYQGMGLVPNASQTYVSKDSEIAADAITAGNGGRIIVWSDKVTRFYGNLSARGSNNGGNGGFAEISGKENLAFDGTVDLSAANGQLGTLLLDPDNIVIVNGNNAADDDQLDDGQILAGDDPGQTYTISQNNIQRLLRDGAVILEATNDITIDSEFQVSGTNGSLTFTADADSDGNGAFVAQNMRFPNPGTNEIELNISGASITIGDIATELRSINFNSTGSMNLGAIDTTHPSGSAGNVTLNADGDIDVVSINAQGGNNQGGNVDITTQQFLRVDGSFVDQNGIAASISSAGSPAGSITINHGGGSTDPVTPFIIGDASTNGTAAGITAGADNTVQINPSPSEPPAPTPSEPPAPTPSEPPAPTPSEPPAPNPTPIPAPTPGTGSLPTPLPAPSPILTPSPSNGPISTPTPVPAPTPAPTPASTPVPTPTPASTPASTPVPAPTPASTSVPTPTPASTPVPAPTPTPVSTPIPNPTPILAPTPGTGSLPTPLPAPTPILTPSPSNSPISTPTPSPSNSPISTPTPSPSNSPISTPTPSPSNSPISTPSAGEVDSIATPVPSAGEADSIATPAPSPTPTPSPSSYSSSPKTRNSAHTSTGLQTGAKPLPRRARTTEAPPLEVPEFTGSLSDFSSVIISKFSVVGSTGQVWSDSFVNKAESFSISTENNLSVYNSANEQAPVIRLTSRSDIQNLIEKGNFAQAVAITDRFYSEEFEGYLGRQFPVSYLSYTGIQSKLSEMAAITGTKAVVIYTFVEADQLNLLLVPPTGKPIYKSVPAANAKVLMEQVRELQQQIGDPTQRRTTSYLAASQQLYQWIIAPLEGELQQLEVDTLMFSMDTGLRTLPVAALHNGQQFLVEKYSLSLIPSLVLTDDRYADVKNASVLAMGMSEFPDQPPLPAVPVEIASISENLWSGQAFLNQASTLENLQRERRKQSFGIIHIATHGEFKPGEVNNSYIQLWDEKLRLDEMEQLKWHDPPVNLLVLSACRTAVGDSQAELGFAGLAVQTGASSALASMWYANDAGTLGLMSEFYKSLHSAPIKAEALRRAQIAMLQGDVHLQNGQMMGNFGKLSLPPELTALGNRNLKHPYYWAGFTMIGSPW from the coding sequence ATGTCGTCACGGGGAAGAAGCAGAAACACCCTGATTCTCGGAATCTTTCTGGGAGTAGGAGCAATTGTTTGGATAGAAGCGCTTGATTTAAAGCCGGTACTCGCTTTACCGATCGTTCCTGCTGCCGATGGCACCGGCACCATTGTTACCCCTGACGGCAACCGCTTTGATATCGGGGGGGGAAAGTTTTCTCAAGATGGAGCGAACCTATTCCACAGCTTGGAGCAGTTTGGCCTCAATTCAGGCCAGACTGCAAACTTTCTCTCCAACCCGGAAATTCGCAATATTTTAACTCGGATTACCGGCGGAGATGCATCAATCATTAACGGATTAATACAAATAACCGGCGGCCACTCAAACTTATTTTTAATCAACCCAGCCGGCATCGTATTTGGCCCAAACGCATCATTAAACGTGCCCGCAGCGTTCACCGCCACAACCGCTAACCGCATCGGCTTTAATGGGGGCGAGTTTAACGCAGAGGGCAACAACAACTACCCAGCCTTAGTCGGCACTCCCAGCGCCTTTACCTTCTCACCTTCCCATACTGGCGCAATCATCAATAGTGGCGCTCTAGCTGTAAAATCAGGCCAAAACATAACCCTGCTCGGTGGCACCGTCATCAACACCGGCAGCGTATCAGCCCCCGCAGGTCAAATCACCCTCGCCGCAGTCCCAGGCGAAAGCACCGTACGCATCAGCCAGCAAGGACATCTTCTCAGCTTAGAAGTCAAACAGAATTCCCAAAACATCCAAGCGACAATGCCGGCAGTGCAATTGCCCGAATTGCTCACAGGCGGCGGCACAAATCACGCAACAGGTTTGACAGTCAACAACGATGGCACCGTACAGCTAAGCGGTTCCGGTCTAAAAGTGCCCAATCAAACCGGCGTAGCAATCATAGCCGGTTCAGTTGATGCCTCAAACACTCAAGGATCACCCGCTTCACCGGGCGGAAATATTAACATCTTAGGCAATACCGTCGGACTAGCCGGTGCCAAAATTAACGCCTCAGGCGCAGCCGGTGGCGGGAATATCCGGATCGGCGGCGATTATCAGGGGATGGGCTTAGTGCCCAATGCTTCCCAAACCTACGTCAGCAAAGATTCAGAAATAGCCGCAGACGCCATAACAGCCGGCAATGGGGGTCGAATCATCGTTTGGTCAGACAAAGTCACCCGATTTTATGGCAATCTCAGCGCTCGTGGCAGCAACAATGGTGGGAATGGGGGCTTCGCGGAAATCTCAGGCAAAGAAAACCTCGCCTTTGATGGCACAGTTGATCTGAGTGCAGCGAACGGACAATTGGGGACTTTGCTGTTAGACCCAGACAATATCGTCATTGTCAATGGCAATAACGCAGCAGATGACGACCAGTTAGATGATGGTCAAATATTAGCCGGCGATGATCCAGGACAAACCTACACAATTTCCCAAAATAACATTCAAAGGCTTTTGCGAGATGGAGCCGTTATCTTAGAAGCGACAAACGATATCACGATTGATAGTGAGTTTCAGGTAAGCGGCACCAATGGCTCACTAACTTTTACAGCCGATGCGGACAGTGATGGGAATGGGGCATTTGTGGCGCAAAATATGCGCTTCCCAAACCCAGGAACGAACGAGATAGAGCTAAACATTTCAGGAGCGAGTATAACAATTGGCGACATTGCAACAGAGCTGAGAAGTATTAACTTCAACAGCACAGGTTCGATGAATCTGGGCGCTATAGACACCACTCATCCCTCTGGATCTGCGGGGAATGTTACCCTCAATGCCGACGGGGACATTGATGTGGTATCTATTAACGCCCAAGGTGGTAATAACCAAGGGGGTAATGTTGATATCACTACCCAGCAATTTTTACGAGTCGACGGCTCTTTTGTTGACCAAAATGGCATAGCCGCCAGCATTTCTAGTGCCGGCTCTCCGGCAGGTTCGATTACCATCAACCACGGAGGTGGCAGCACTGACCCAGTAACACCCTTTATCATCGGGGATGCCAGCACTAACGGAACTGCCGCAGGCATTACAGCTGGGGCTGACAATACAGTTCAAATCAATCCTTCACCCTCAGAACCTCCAGCACCAACCCCCTCAGAACCTCCAGCACCAACCCCCTCAGAACCCCCAGCACCAACCCCCTCAGAACCTCCAGCACCTAATCCCACACCCATTCCGGCACCAACACCGGGCACTGGTTCTCTACCAACACCTTTGCCGGCACCGTCACCCATTCTGACGCCATCCCCGTCAAACGGCCCAATTTCAACACCCACGCCAGTGCCGGCACCAACCCCAGCACCAACGCCAGCATCAACTCCAGTACCAACACCAACGCCAGCATCAACTCCAGCATCAACTCCAGTGCCGGCACCAACGCCAGCATCAACTTCAGTACCAACACCAACTCCAGCATCAACGCCAGTACCGGCACCGACACCAACCCCAGTTTCAACGCCGATACCTAATCCCACACCCATTCTGGCACCAACACCGGGCACTGGTTCTCTACCAACGCCCTTGCCGGCACCAACACCCATTCTGACGCCGTCTCCGTCAAACAGCCCAATTTCAACACCCACGCCGTCTCCGTCAAACAGCCCAATTTCAACACCCACGCCGTCTCCGTCAAACAGCCCAATTTCAACACCCACGCCGTCTCCGTCAAACAGCCCAATTTCAACACCCTCTGCAGGTGAAGTCGATTCAATTGCAACGCCGGTACCCTCTGCAGGTGAAGCCGATTCAATTGCAACGCCGGCACCCTCACCCACTCCAACGCCGTCGCCCAGCAGTTACTCATCTTCACCAAAAACCCGAAATTCTGCTCACACTTCAACGGGTTTACAAACAGGTGCGAAACCCCTGCCACGCAGAGCAAGAACAACAGAAGCTCCCCCATTAGAAGTACCTGAATTTACAGGGAGTTTGAGCGACTTTTCAAGTGTTATCATTTCCAAGTTCTCAGTTGTTGGCTCTACTGGACAAGTCTGGAGCGATTCATTTGTCAACAAGGCAGAGTCCTTTTCTATCTCAACAGAAAATAACCTTTCCGTTTACAACTCAGCAAATGAGCAAGCGCCAGTCATACGCCTGACTAGCCGCAGCGACATTCAAAACCTGATTGAGAAAGGCAACTTTGCTCAAGCCGTGGCAATAACTGATCGCTTTTATAGCGAAGAATTTGAGGGGTATTTAGGCCGGCAGTTCCCAGTATCTTATTTGTCTTATACAGGCATACAAAGCAAACTGAGTGAAATGGCTGCCATTACCGGCACCAAGGCAGTTGTTATCTATACCTTTGTGGAAGCCGATCAATTAAATTTGCTGCTAGTTCCACCCACAGGCAAACCCATTTATAAAAGCGTGCCGGCAGCCAATGCTAAAGTGCTGATGGAACAAGTGAGAGAACTTCAGCAACAAATTGGCGATCCCACTCAACGCCGAACCACAAGCTATTTAGCAGCATCCCAGCAACTCTATCAGTGGATCATTGCTCCGCTAGAGGGTGAGTTGCAACAGCTAGAGGTGGATACACTGATGTTCAGTATGGACACAGGGTTGCGGACATTGCCGGTAGCAGCTTTACATAACGGTCAGCAGTTTTTGGTAGAAAAATACAGTTTGAGCTTGATTCCTAGCCTAGTTTTGACCGATGACCGCTATGCAGATGTGAAAAATGCTTCAGTCCTAGCAATGGGAATGTCAGAGTTTCCTGACCAACCTCCTTTGCCGGCAGTGCCGGTGGAAATCGCCTCTATCTCGGAAAATCTGTGGTCAGGACAAGCTTTTCTCAATCAAGCGTCTACCCTAGAAAATTTGCAACGAGAACGCAGAAAGCAGTCGTTTGGCATTATTCACATAGCTACTCACGGAGAGTTTAAACCCGGTGAAGTCAATAACTCCTACATCCAGTTATGGGATGAAAAGCTACGCCTCGATGAGATGGAGCAGTTAAAATGGCATGACCCACCTGTAAATTTGTTGGTGCTCAGTGCTTGCCGCACAGCGGTTGGAGATTCACAAGCCGAACTCGGCTTTGCAGGGTTAGCGGTGCAGACCGGCGCGAGTTCGGCCCTAGCAAGTATGTGGTACGCTAACGATGCCGGCACTCTAGGGCTGATGAGCGAGTTTTACAAGTCTTTGCACTCAGCCCCCATTAAGGCAGAAGCATTAAGAAGGGCGCAGATAGCAATGCTTCAGGGAGACGTGCATTTGCAAAACGGTCAGATGATGGGGAACTTCGGGAAACTGTCACTGCCTCCAGAATTGACCGCACTAGGGAATCGAAACTTAAAACACCCTTATTATTGGGCCGGCTTTACAATGATTGGCAGTCCTTGGTAG
- a CDS encoding CHASE2 domain-containing protein produces MRMLGFFQLLELSALDQLFRLRPLEKPDSRIVIVGIDESDLEKVGKWPIPDTVLAQLLKKVQQQKPRAIGLDIYRDLPVEPGYGELVQVFESTPNLIGIQKVVGYGPNQTVAPSPVLSKLGKTSANDFPWDVDGKIRRGFLYLKGKEGKNVYSLGFKLAWLYLEEEGIQPKMKNEIQIQLGKAIFTPFETNDGGYVGAADQGYQILLNYRGPQQTFETVSLGDVLENKIKPDLMRDRIVLIGSTAKSIKDFLLTPYSSNLVSIPEPMAGVEIHANMTSQIISAALEGRSLLKTLSEPLEWLWLLSWSALGATLTCKWRYTNGVARISFLGTAGRIVLFSGILIGSGYIAFVENLWVPVFPALLTLIGATIVKTGYTLWENLKLSYKQIEEYSRTLEVKVEQRTQELQTKNEELDGTLQQLRAAQKQMIAQEKLASLGSLTAGIAHEIRNPLNFVTNFATISVDLAQELKEEIENQTENLEAEAVEYINEIFTDLTESVVEIEKQGKRIESILLGMMMHAQQETGQPELTALNSLLAESVQLAYQSFRANKETVEIILKLQHDEPLGNFYIVPQDISKAFVNIINNACYTVNQKKKVLGDKFTPIIEIKAINLEDRAEIYIGDNGEGISQDIIDKIFNPFFTTKPPGEGTGLGLSITHEIIVGQHQGEIKVESVPDSHTEFIIVLPRNALESQTVVR; encoded by the coding sequence ATGCGAATGCTTGGCTTCTTCCAGCTGTTAGAATTGTCCGCTTTAGATCAATTATTTCGCCTGCGTCCCTTAGAAAAACCCGACTCACGCATTGTCATTGTTGGCATCGATGAGTCCGATTTGGAAAAAGTAGGAAAATGGCCGATTCCGGATACTGTACTGGCGCAATTGCTGAAGAAAGTGCAACAGCAGAAACCGAGAGCGATCGGCCTGGACATCTATCGCGATTTGCCGGTAGAACCTGGTTACGGAGAATTAGTTCAGGTTTTTGAGTCTACCCCAAACTTGATCGGTATCCAGAAAGTCGTTGGCTATGGACCCAATCAGACTGTCGCTCCATCGCCGGTGCTCAGTAAGTTGGGTAAAACCAGTGCCAATGATTTTCCTTGGGATGTGGATGGCAAGATCCGTCGTGGCTTTTTGTATTTAAAAGGCAAAGAAGGCAAAAATGTATATAGTTTAGGATTTAAGCTAGCTTGGCTATATCTGGAAGAAGAAGGCATTCAACCAAAGATGAAAAATGAAATTCAGATTCAGCTAGGTAAAGCAATATTTACGCCTTTTGAAACAAATGATGGTGGATACGTGGGTGCTGCCGATCAAGGCTATCAAATTTTGTTGAACTACCGGGGACCGCAACAGACATTTGAAACAGTATCCCTAGGGGATGTATTAGAAAACAAAATCAAGCCAGACTTGATGCGTGATCGCATTGTACTGATCGGCTCTACAGCAAAGAGTATTAAAGATTTCTTGCTAACTCCCTACAGTAGCAACTTAGTGTCTATTCCTGAGCCAATGGCCGGCGTCGAAATTCATGCGAACATGACCAGCCAAATTATTAGCGCCGCTTTAGAGGGAAGATCACTCTTAAAAACGCTGAGTGAACCACTAGAGTGGCTGTGGCTTTTGAGTTGGTCTGCGCTTGGTGCCACACTGACCTGTAAATGGAGATACACCAACGGTGTAGCTAGAATTTCATTTCTGGGAACCGCCGGCAGAATAGTGCTATTCAGTGGCATTCTCATCGGCTCTGGCTACATCGCTTTTGTCGAAAACTTGTGGGTTCCTGTATTTCCAGCCTTACTGACTTTGATCGGAGCTACGATTGTTAAAACAGGTTACACCCTTTGGGAAAATCTGAAACTTTCTTACAAGCAAATAGAGGAGTATTCACGCACGCTTGAAGTAAAAGTTGAGCAGCGCACCCAAGAATTACAGACTAAAAATGAAGAACTTGATGGAACTTTGCAACAGTTGAGAGCGGCACAGAAACAGATGATCGCTCAAGAGAAATTGGCTTCTTTGGGTTCTCTCACCGCCGGAATTGCCCATGAAATTAGAAATCCTCTTAATTTTGTTACCAATTTTGCCACCATTTCTGTGGATTTGGCGCAAGAACTTAAAGAAGAGATTGAAAATCAAACAGAAAACTTAGAAGCCGAGGCTGTTGAATATATCAATGAAATTTTTACTGATTTAACAGAAAGCGTGGTTGAAATAGAAAAACAGGGCAAAAGAATCGAAAGTATTCTTTTGGGAATGATGATGCACGCTCAGCAAGAAACCGGCCAACCAGAACTGACAGCGCTCAATTCCTTATTAGCCGAATCAGTTCAACTTGCTTATCAGAGTTTCCGGGCTAATAAAGAAACTGTTGAAATTATTTTGAAACTTCAGCATGATGAGCCTTTAGGCAACTTTTATATCGTTCCCCAAGATATTAGCAAAGCTTTTGTTAATATTATCAATAATGCTTGTTATACAGTTAATCAGAAGAAAAAAGTGCTGGGCGATAAGTTCACTCCAATTATTGAAATAAAAGCTATCAACCTGGAAGATCGTGCAGAAATTTACATAGGAGATAACGGTGAGGGCATTTCACAAGATATTATAGATAAAATATTCAATCCATTTTTTACAACCAAACCGCCTGGAGAAGGAACAGGTTTGGGTTTGTCTATCACGCATGAAATTATTGTCGGCCAGCATCAAGGAGAAATAAAAGTCGAAAGCGTTCCAGACTCGCATACAGAATTTATCATAGTCTTGCCAAGAAACGCGCTTGAGAGCCAAACAGTTGTTCGGTGA
- a CDS encoding ATP-binding protein, giving the protein MPPKILFVDDELPFEALIKRHFRKEIRAKMLDLIFASNGAEALAKLKAEAPVDLVVTDINMPVMDGLTLLDKINVLDPTLKTVVLSAYGDMKNIRTAMNRGAFDFLNKPIDFQDLEITINRALDQVRQIRENQQKLLSAQTQLIQSEKMSALGQLIAGVAHEINNPVGYITGNIEIAEEYLQDLIDLLNLYQEQFPDPGPEISKKMQDIGLDALVNDMPLLISSMREGTDRICLLSTSLRTFSRSDMSSKVAFNIHDGLDSTLLILKYRLKGKMNRPAIEVIKEYGPLPLVMCYPGQLNQVFMNIIANAIDAIDEFSDEALSNESNEIKEVSNIVKIRTELTADEKGVVIRISDNGPGIPEDVQQHVFDYLFTTKPVGSGTGLGLSISYQIVVEKHGGQLSCVSAPGQGAEFIIEIPLE; this is encoded by the coding sequence ATGCCACCCAAAATTTTATTTGTAGATGATGAATTACCTTTTGAAGCCCTAATTAAACGACATTTCAGGAAAGAAATTAGGGCAAAAATGCTGGATTTAATTTTTGCTTCTAATGGCGCAGAAGCGCTAGCAAAGTTGAAGGCAGAAGCTCCTGTTGATCTCGTTGTCACCGATATCAATATGCCAGTAATGGACGGTCTAACATTGCTTGATAAAATTAATGTTTTAGATCCAACCCTCAAAACAGTGGTGCTTTCAGCCTATGGGGATATGAAAAATATTAGAACAGCGATGAATCGGGGTGCTTTTGATTTTCTCAATAAGCCAATTGATTTTCAAGACTTAGAAATTACAATTAACAGAGCTTTAGATCAGGTACGGCAAATCAGAGAAAACCAACAAAAACTGTTATCTGCTCAGACTCAACTGATCCAAAGCGAAAAAATGTCTGCACTCGGCCAGCTCATTGCCGGTGTAGCGCACGAAATTAACAACCCAGTTGGCTATATTACCGGCAATATTGAGATTGCTGAAGAGTATCTTCAAGACTTAATTGATCTCTTAAATCTCTACCAGGAACAGTTTCCTGATCCAGGGCCAGAAATTTCTAAGAAAATGCAGGATATTGGCCTGGATGCTTTGGTCAATGATATGCCTTTACTGATCTCATCCATGAGAGAGGGAACGGATCGCATTTGCTTGCTGAGTACGTCACTGCGAACGTTTTCTCGTTCCGATATGTCTTCTAAGGTAGCCTTCAATATCCATGATGGACTTGATAGTACCCTGCTAATTTTGAAGTACCGGCTTAAAGGGAAGATGAACCGGCCTGCTATTGAAGTGATTAAAGAATATGGGCCATTGCCGTTAGTGATGTGCTACCCCGGACAGCTCAATCAAGTGTTTATGAATATCATTGCGAATGCAATTGACGCCATTGATGAGTTTAGTGATGAGGCATTATCTAATGAATCTAATGAAATCAAGGAAGTTTCTAATATCGTTAAAATTCGCACGGAGTTAACGGCAGATGAGAAGGGGGTTGTGATTCGGATTTCTGACAATGGGCCAGGAATACCAGAAGATGTGCAACAGCACGTGTTTGACTACTTATTCACCACAAAACCCGTCGGCAGTGGTACAGGTTTGGGATTGTCGATTAGCTATCAAATTGTGGTGGAAAAACACGGAGGCCAACTGAGTTGTGTGAGTGCGCCCGGACAGGGCGCAGAGTTTATCATCGAGATTCCCCTTGAGTAA
- a CDS encoding DinB family protein has protein sequence MLRQHFQMLARYNTLANHRLYEVCGQLSDAERKRIRPAFFKSIHGTLNHIMVGDRIWMTRFQGGNIASTGLNAILYEDFDQLWEARVLEDERIETFISNLNEEFLSSTIEYRNNQGNIYTDPVNLLMAHFFNHQTHHRGQIHDLLTQTEIAPPVLDMHRIIRP, from the coding sequence ATGCTCAGACAACACTTCCAGATGCTCGCACGCTATAACACTTTGGCAAATCACCGGCTGTATGAAGTTTGCGGTCAACTGAGTGATGCAGAACGCAAGCGTATCAGGCCAGCCTTTTTTAAAAGTATTCACGGGACGCTTAACCACATTATGGTAGGTGATCGGATTTGGATGACACGATTTCAAGGTGGAAATATTGCTTCCACAGGTCTTAATGCAATTCTCTATGAAGATTTTGATCAGCTTTGGGAAGCGCGGGTGTTAGAAGATGAACGAATCGAGACTTTTATTTCTAATTTAAATGAGGAATTTTTAAGTAGCACAATTGAATATCGAAATAACCAAGGAAATATTTATACCGATCCGGTCAATCTATTAATGGCGCATTTTTTTAATCACCAGACACACCATCGGGGACAAATTCACGATTTGTTAACACAAACTGAAATTGCTCCGCCAGTTCTCGATATGCACCGGATTATTCGCCCCTAA
- a CDS encoding antibiotic biosynthesis monooxygenase family protein yields MITFVNVFTVLPEKQQDAFQAIQKVYTEVVAHQPGFITAKLIVSDDSTRVTAIANWESEENLKALRNTQGFKDLHDKNFYNAIISNDAHVYSTVVEIKPQ; encoded by the coding sequence ATGATTACCTTTGTCAATGTCTTTACCGTTCTTCCAGAAAAGCAACAAGATGCTTTTCAAGCAATTCAGAAAGTTTATACAGAGGTTGTTGCTCATCAACCTGGATTTATTACAGCCAAATTAATTGTCAGTGATGATAGCACACGAGTCACTGCAATTGCCAATTGGGAGAGCGAAGAGAACTTAAAAGCTCTGAGAAACACCCAAGGCTTTAAAGATTTGCATGATAAAAACTTTTATAATGCAATTATTTCAAATGATGCTCATGTATATAGTACAGTTGTGGAAATTAAACCCCAATAA